Genomic DNA from Lactuca sativa cultivar Salinas chromosome 8, Lsat_Salinas_v11, whole genome shotgun sequence:
attcCAGACTGTGCActattatgctaaatcttagaaaaatcataacttcctcatacgaagtcagatttgaacgttctttttatgcacgttctcggtttaacatatactacgaattttgtttagattttgtaaggctaaaaagtattttattgcaaACTCACTTTTTTCGATTCCCGGTGtcatgtcggttttgccgtaaaacttcgacatgtcataacttcttctttatactTGGATTTCAGCGTTTTTTATaagtacggaacccttgtgacatataatataacttagttaagattatttattctaaataatcttctatcaaaagtcatttttgacgcttattgtctctaaattaaccagctcgaatctgcgggcgttacagttcCGGAGTAGGGGTGTGGTTCAAGCGTTATCCAACGTCATCGATATGAACACAACCCAAATTCATCGTAATTGATGGTCATTCAAACCATAGTTGAAGACGAAGACATCGCTCATTTGATATTTGACTGTTtaagatttatttttatttttattttttaaaaaacttaGGTAAATTACACGGTTGGTCCCCACAGTTTGGGGTAGTTTGTGTACTTGGTCCATAACTTCTTTTTTTAACTCATACCATCCctatgattttgttttgtttCATAGTTGGTCCCTAATCGATGTAAAAAGACAAATTTACCCTTatgatttataaaacatttttctaatattaatttattaaaaaaatgtgGACCCTTGATCCTTCTTCCCCTTATTCCCAAAGAAAGACACGGGAACCTTTCATTTGTCCCTGCACTCATatgacaccaccaccaccaccccttATTCCTCCCCCATCCTTTCTACTCACCGGAATCTTGCATCAACCCCTTTCTTGCCCTACACCTACAGAAGTGTGATAAAATGCATCTCCCATTCCACTTCTCTTTAGTTCATTACACCTCCCATGGCAACAAAAAGAAATAACCACCGACGATAACCACAAGCCACTCTGATGACCTACAACGTCATCCGTGTCCTTCTACACGAAAACAAATTACCGATTTGcaatttttttatgtttgattctTGGTCATCCCCATTTTTGATCCAGGAGTATTCCACGTCTCTATTTTCTGATGATCGATCTAGGATTTTACAGATTACCCATCTGGAAGTCTCcccatatttgttttattattatcGATCCGGGATTTTTTTTGAAATCATTTGTTTGTTTGATTCTTGGttttgtttgtatgttttttttctttggGTTTATGCATTTTGATAACAAGGATGCATGTGAAAATCCACGACAAGAGTACCTTCAAATTTTGATCTACAGAGGAAGAACATGATGGTGAAGACAATAGGTTTATTTATAGGGGAGGAAAAACGAGAAAGGGAAGGATATATTGGACGACGGTGGATGAGAGGCAATCGAAAATGCAAGTTATCGAAGGATGTGATGGTTTCCAGCGTCTGTGGTGGTTTCGTGCAACTATGGTGAAATCGGACTTGGCAGACAGGTGGAGAAACCTTACGATTTGATAGAAAAAAGAAATAAGGTGAGGATATAAGATAGGGTGGGATGGAGATGTTGTTTTCCACGATGGCGATATACGACGATGGATTTTTCTGGTGAGAGGTAGGATGGCGATGGAGGTGGAAAAGAGAGAAAACAGGAATGGTGACTGGTTAGGATAGGTTAGGGCTAATGGTGAAATGGGGGAAGAGTGAAGGTGGTGGGACCATATATTTTTTACaatttattttctaataaaatacaagaaaaaattaaattaagGGTAAGTTGGACATTTTAAGTCAGCTAGGGACTAAACACGAAACAAAGTCAAACAATAGGGATGgtccgaattaaaaaaaaaactacttaGGGACCAAATGTACAAATTACCCCGAACTACAggaaccattcgtgtaatttaccaaAAAAAACTTTACAAATACTATAAATATCATCTACCACTTTCACAAAGTTCCCTAATTTTACTCAATATTTTACACAAACACAATTCAATTATGGAAAATTATTCATCATCATCTCCAAATAAGGACAATGTGTTTTTCAACACTTTCCTTCAAGTAACCGTTACGATGTTTGATTCACTAGGTACAACTTTGAATGCCCCCAAGAGAAATAGAAAATATCTAAATAAGGGTCGTGAAGCTGCAAACGAACATCTTTTACATGACTACTTTGTCAATGATTGTTTGTACAATAACGATGCATTCAAATGCTATTCTCGTTTGAGTAGAAATTTAATTATGCATATAACTAACGATTTGAAATAGTTACGAGATCTCAATTGAGATGCGATGCTAGAGGTGTACAAGGGTGTCCTATGAGACAAGTGTGTGGCGACACTTCGACACTTTGGCGTACGACATCATGGCAGACGCAGTAGACAAATATGTGAAGATGTTGGAGAGATCAGTACGAGAATATacatatttattttttgaataagTGATAGAGTTTTATGGTTACATATATTTACGACATCCGATAAGAAGTGATATTGAGCAATTATATGCGGCTCATAGGAATACACACAGTATCCTACGAATGATTGGAAGCATTCATTGTACGCATTGGAAATGGATAAATTGTTCAAATGTTTGGCAATGTCAATACACACATAATTCGATATGTCCGGGTTTTGGTATgcaagatctatggttttggtatGCAAGATCTACGATGATGTTAGAGGCAGTAGTGTTacaagatctatggttttggtatGCATACTTCGATATGTCCGGGTCTAATAACGACTTGAATGTTCTTGGCGCATCGTCGATATTCAATGAAATTAATAAAAGTTTGTTATTATCTTGGTGATGGAATATATCTGGAGTACACTAAATTTGTCAAATTGTATCCATATCCACAAGATAAAAAGAAACTTGTTCGAAACAACACAAGAAAAAGGAAAGACGTGGAACGGGCTTTTGGAGTAATAAAGGAGAAATAACACATACTTAAATACCCGACACGATTATGGGACCCAAAAAAGCTAAGGAGAGTAATGTATGATGTGCTAATTTTACATAATATGATAATAGAGGAGAAGAGTTGGATTATTTGTATCTATAATCCAAACAACGAACTTAATCTACATACACAAGTAAATTGCGGAACCGCACTACAAACTTCGTCATGATTCGACAAAATGTATATATGAAATATGATAATGTGCCCTAGCAAGCACGTAAAGAACCACGCCGCCTACGCCAGGATGCCCAGAAGCTCAGCGCACACGGCGGAGCGGACCTAGCAAAACCTCGAGCTCGCCAGCGCCAGGATGCCCAGAAGCTCAGCGCACACGGCGGAGCGGACCTAGCAAAACCTCGAGCTCGCCAGCGCCTCTAAGCGTAAGGCGCTCCTTCAGAAAAGCTTGAGCCCGCTGGCACTTCTAAGCGCAAGGCGCTCCTTCATAAAAGCTTGAGCCCGCTGGCACTTCTAAGCGTAAGGCGCTCCTCCAGAAAGGCTCGGGTCCGCTAAGGACGCTTTCCACTCCAAGACAAATAGTATGGTCAAGCGACAAAACAGACGATCAGGGCACTTTTACCAGAGCCAATAGCAGCATTCTGACAGATATAGGAGCACGATCCTCCAATCAGCGCCCCTAATCTTGTCGCCTCTGGCGATCCTGTCCCGTACTGACGGTCAGGAGTGCCTACTATAAAAGGCTACGAACATAGCCCCGGTAGGTAAGTAGCCTCCTCCGAGTTACACTCCTAAAAACCCTAAGTCCACCCAACTGACTTGACCGTCGGATTGTTTTTCCAGGAGCTCCTCCCGGGAAAACGGTTGACGACCTTCTTTTCATTGTAATCTTGCAGGAACAACCCAACATTTGGTGTTGTAGCTCAATGTACCCCTGTCAAAGGTCACATCATTTGGCACCATCCGTTGTATGAAGAAAAATACAACCAAAAGCACAATATCCACAAGAAAGAAATGACATCAGGCGACAATGGAAGTTCCAGTGGAACACCGGCTAGTCCCATTCAGCCAATGGTGGTGTTAGAGGAAACGCCACCACCCATAGTAGTCGCAAGAGAGATGCCAGATAAAGGTGATTTGGTGGTAACCGTTGAACCACCGGGAAGACAACAACAAACGGCCGGCAAGGAACACTTCCCCTCCGCCGTTGTCCAAACTACAGTCATTCTGGCGCAGACACTACAACCATCGGCTACGCCACCAACAGCAAAACCACCGGTCCCACCTCTACAACCGGTACCAGTCCAATTGACAATGCACCCGCCACCATTTTTTAAAACACCACCGATGGGTCAAATGGCGACGACGCAACCAATAATTTCCCAGATGCCACCACTGTTTAACCCAATGGCGAGAGAGCAACAGGTAACCCTTCAAACGATGTCACCATTACCACCAGCGGCCAGCACACAATCAACATTCCACACACTGTCGATAACTCAAACACCACTGGAAGCACAAGCGACTCCCCTAATGCCACCGCTAGCCTAAGTGATGACAACTGAAACGCCAGTTTTCCTGACATCACCGTTTCCAATGAACACACCATTCCTTCCCCTAAATTCCTACTACCAAAAAGCTATATCGAATAACTTACACACCCATAACCTTCCGGTACCATCCAACCACCCGCTCACATTACCATTCCCACCACAAACATTTTACAACCCAAGCCCTGCTTACTATGCGCCCTACAACAGCTCAACCATGCAACCACATGCAGCTGCCCAGTTGTACAATCAACAAGGCATGTTGCCTATACCTAACCAAGACCGCCTATCGCGTAGTGTGACATACAACGGAACTACATACCTGGACAGCCATATCGATACATACGAATAGACGATAACGTCACTCAAGCTGGACGGATGATTCTGGTGTACATACTTCCTGACGACCCTAGATGGCAACGCCGACACATGGTTCAAAACACTCCGTCCAGGAAGCATATACAACTTTAGACAGTTGAACTACCTATTCCTTACAAATTTCATGCAATTACGGAAGTATAAGGGCGACTCACACTCCATCATCGGCTGCAACAAAAGGAAGGGGAAACAGTAAGGGAATACTTCACAAGATTCACAAACGCCAGACTGGACGTCCCAGGGCACGACGAGGGACTAATAGCAGGAGCCTTCATGTGGGGGCTCCTACCAGGTACTCTATCCCAAATACTCATGGGCAAGAAACCGAAGACAAGGGTCGAGCTAAAAGAGAAAGTGGAGAGATACTTGACACAAGAGGAGGGGGAGGCAACGAAGCAGGCATACCTAAACGTCATGACCACCCCCATGAAGCGTCACAACCCACCTCACGCAGAAACGCACAGCGGGAATAAGCATTTCGGGTGAGGAAAATGCCTGCAGGGGCGTTTCAGACCATTAGCCAGGGATGACAGCCGAGGCCGGCGGCCAAACGTTTACGTAGTCACAAACAAACAGCAACCAACGAAAGCAGCAAAGGGGTGATTTTGTGAATATCATAAGAGCAAAACGCACGACGCCACTAACTGTTTCGTGTTGAAGAAGGAAATGGAAGAAAAACAGCTAAAAGGAAACCTCAACGAGATAGTGCGAAGTCTTCACGCCAAATTTGAGGCCGAAAATGCAAAAGACGCAACAAAAGAGCACGCTCAACCCAGGGAAATCCTAATGCTACGAGGCAAGCGGGAGAGGAAGGACGAGCAAGATGACCTAGAAAGGCTCATCAGAACAATCCAGGGGCTTACGTTTTCGATGAAAGACCCTCGACCCAAAGGCTGGACAGGAGATAACCCACTCATAATCCAAGGTCCATCAGGAACGTGACAATCCATAGGGTGTACATCGACACAGGCAGCTCAGTGAACATCATCTACGAACACTGCTTCCGGCTCCTCCCGGATAGATGGAAGGAAAATCTCAAGCCCACCATAGGAAGGCTTGTAGGTTTCACGGGCCATAGCCTTTGGCCCATAGGAACAATTCACTTGTCACTGACATTGACAAGCCATGACAAGCAACGACGGAAGACGGGCCTAATCGACTTCGTCGTAATACGACATGGTAATTTAGTAACAAAACATTTTGAttcaattttcttttaattaaaagCAAATCAATATTTTCTGATTTCAGAAGAAATGGAACAAATAGAGCCAtttctaaaatctaaaaaaatctatttgcttttaattaaaaaaagtcGAATCAATGTGTTTTGTTCATCGTTTAGGTATGCGGCTTGATAGTTGATGGTATTGTGTTTTAGTTAAAAAAATTACATTTGGTTACccgtagaaaaaaaaaacaaaccgaATTAGCCTATCTTTGGCATATCACAGTTAacttattttttgagtttttttagaTTACCAAATTAGGCAAACAAAAAACCAACTTATAATAAGGGTTTTTTTTAAAGCTTCTCAGACTAACATTTAAATAAGTTTTTGAAGCATTTAAAAAAATGTTTCCAAATATACCCTCAGTTCACACTATTATATTAAATGAACACTCATTTGGTTAACAAAAATAATTTTGATAGCAACCATtggaaaaacatttgaaagtatAGAAGTTTCTTATTTTTCAATTACTTTTCGTTTTATgcaaaatattaataataataataataataaaaataataataataataataacagtgATGAGTCTAAAATGcacaaaataaaaaatgtttagtCAATCCTCATTATATATTTAGTTTGCCCTAATATAAGCATTACATTTTTATATTTGTGAACTTTAGGATAAAATGTCATATTAAAGACATAACCAGCACATATAAGTTAACACCAAAGGGCTTCTAACCTCACCCATAGGTACTAGGTGTTATCATTTTTCCTTGAGGTTGAGGGTTGATGAACATAAATGAAattaaaaagtagtttataagtAGATTAGATTTATTGTTAAAAAAACATATAGATTAATAATCACATGATATAGTTATGTTTGGCACGAAACAAATGGGAGCTTATAGTTTCTAGTTTTTAACAAAACACTTCGTTTTAAACCAAAACAATGGCACTACAAGTTTTTAGCGTATGgtttaaacaaaacgcttcaAATCTAAAAACTATCTCACGTAACATTTAACAAAACGTTACCAGCTACATGTTACCAACCAGTTTTGTAAACACatccataataataataataataataataataataataataataaaagaaaagcACATCAATCGTTATAACtgacaaaaaaataaaaagtattcTTTTAAAGCTAGCTTATAAACTAAAAAGACATCTTTCAAGATGATATAGAAAAAAGTCGTCCCAACGACCATTAATCGATGATAAGAGTTTGATAATAAAGTCGGCCCAACGTCCATTAATCGATTCCATTTCCATACATTGAATTTGACATGTTGAAGATGATATAGAAAAGAAATGAAATCAttttaaagtaaataaataatagGTCTGATTAAGTTTAGAAGCTGGAATGGTGATGCAATTATGCAAACATGGAATAGAACTCATCCCAATTCCCAAGCCAAACTATAAActagaaaataatttttttttttaaattctgtTGAAAGGAATGAAGGCAAGCAatggaaaaattatagaaaatggGTGAAGGAAGGAAGGGATAGAGTTTGTGATATATGTTGGATCATTGATGAAAGATAAAGCTTAAGAGTGAAAGAGTTAAGATAGCAAACACCATGCtggacatcatcatcatcatcacgaAATCGTTTCCAGTTTCTGTCACATTAATTGTATgttaatataatatatatgtttGAATGGCCCTGTCTGTCTGTCTGTGTGTCTGTCTCTCAGCTTTATGCAACACATGGCATAAGCGGATCCTGATCCTTCCTGTTTGGTTTGGTATTGTATTGTATTGGTATGGTATGATTAATCATAAATTCTCCACAAAAAATGTACTACCACCCAGCCCCAACCCCCGCCTATGCtggcggcggcggtggtggttTGGAGTTGTGGTGGTTTAAAGCAAGGGTGGCCGCACGGTACCATGAAGCTGCAGCCATGGCCCCTGGATCAGGAACTGATGTTAGCATATCTGCACTCACATATGTTGATCTCCCAGCCTGCATTCACAAATCATCATCACCCTAattaacaaaatcaaaatttccattTTTGGTATAAACACAAGACATCATAGATAAGATTATACGAACAAGATAGCTTACCTTTTTATAACCATCAATAAACtgtttataataacaataatcaTGCATGATTGATTATGATATGTAGTAGTACTAAGgaccactactactactatcatgTATCATGTATCATGTATGTTTTTTGTTAACAAACCAagcattataaaaaata
This window encodes:
- the LOC111915126 gene encoding proline-rich receptor-like protein kinase PERK8, encoding MAIYDDGFFWNNPTFGVVAQCTPVKGHIIWHHPLYEEKYNQKHNIHKKEMTSGDNGSSSGTPASPIQPMVVLEETPPPIVVAREMPDKGDLVVTVEPPGRQQQTAGKEHFPSAVVQTTVILAQTLQPSATPPTAKPPVPPLQPVPVQLTMHPPPFFKTPPMGQMATTQPIISQMPPLFNPMAREQQVTLQTMSPLPPAASTQSTFHTLSITQTPLEAQATPLMPPLA